In the Mya arenaria isolate MELC-2E11 chromosome 11, ASM2691426v1 genome, one interval contains:
- the LOC128208060 gene encoding uncharacterized protein LOC128208060 isoform X1 encodes MASDQSSAIEIKVGILTVSDSCHAGSAEDASGPNLKSLTTTLLNNGVIAKHAVVPDDVDRIKAKLLSWSDVEHLNIVFTTGGTGFAPRDNTPEATKLVIEREAPGLMVAMLKASLDVTPMAMLSRPVCGIRGKTIIINLPGSKKGSEECFRFVLPALPHAVNLLRGDVQQVATTHRLVQGETSTLRSEASGPRESKRTYVHRTSHSQTVHQNPHQLTKSLSGHFEPPKSPRHVMNQSELLQKRQRDSSIGKDDVNDIKRPRTGAERSVFAVPVWGGSKHLHQASGSRVDKSNTHSNVQKDLNETQSHSNKAQHNIRPSNTQNIPDNSSIFINQVCDNANAVNQSPPTRLKDSTETSSVKTSHISSERTADIDSSSKKTESYKDKCPSTPYTPFTDADYICTYTPLDLLQHHDDTDVDIDVAQDGNNDSVTADDVGHKLDAYIQCMSVSSVVSHYEDISDDESDNVVERSALKKDETRKSDEHIENMTNIVNQVSLMEDLNNMPVHDDHSPECVESLLDMADNAGESGQSTTEKKHEGTDVVDDHDRKTDEEHDKENSKATRARKNKAWKQKYKIAKNMKDKSNAQAKKQHCKDGMVCFAQVGKNAKLWTKEHPLIRDIYLNKGKRETKKSLVEMKRQNSAKNIDSYIRKGIVNERNRIDDYFEFTEEGRAKRQLLEEYEAKDEYVVSWYMWCPGHGNCLRRCGGYGKCVPGCPGSRHKQDRHNCSFLLCWKLYLSDLDQWRIKLSGSHVPVDSGVTWVPPHKTRVRMDEDTCDAILKYSEKESSGVDIQKAIAATESSSARTIPSKVKISRFLTHHKKKVLQKERESQALLDSMATDIPSVSSSLMSPYSYGELLSVSSGEPHSVMSMEPSSVSSYDPHSVSSGEPQSVDYSEPPSVEISEPPSVAINEPMSVAYSDIQEPASNYSYYSDLSSISDPPSAYSEPPSVCFTEPPSVYYAPSSIDSQAPLSVGTNEYGPLSVGYSEPPSVCYSEPPSVDTYDPPDVNSDVNITINEDPYANTSNTSQERSMESQNCSTISDNQTVTSSYPANVFTSESSIQATSEIYGHNDSTASFADNNSNTNTNNSYSTSDLTQNTIQQVFNQQTNILNIVDSPMNNQIGIIPQSASIPFVGTSVGMMSLPLSQVAPTVSCAGTQLQFVQQIAAPSGGMQVLGIGQDGMPCYGNFGYYVCSETQPPDVDPP; translated from the exons ATGGCGTCCGACCAGAGCTCGGCTATAGAAATAAAAGTTGGCATTTTAACAG TAAGTGACAGTTGCCATGCCGGCTCTGCAGAGGACGCCAGCGGTCCAAACCTGAAAAGCCTCACAACTACCTTGCT AAACAATGGTGTGATAGCTAAACATGCGGTAGTTCCTGACGATGTGGACCGAATCAAG GCCAAGCTGCTATCCTGGAGTGATGTGGAACACCTGAACATTGTGTTCACGACAGGAGGCACTGGTTTTGCACCCCGCGACAATACCCCAGAG GCGACGAAATTGGTTATAGAGCGTGAAGCCCCTGGTCTGATGGTAGCCATGTTGAAGGCATCACTTGATGTTACGCCCATGGCAATGCTATCAAG ACCAGTATGTGGCATCAGAGGCAAGACAATCATTATTAACCTGCCTGGGAGTAAAAAGGGCTCAGAg GAGTGTTTTCGGTTTGTGTTACCGGCCCTGCCGCATGCAGTGAACCTACTCAGGGGAGACGTGCAGCAGGTCGCCACGACACACCGCCTCGTACAGGGGGAAACCTCG ACTCTGAGAAGTGAAGCTAGTGGCCCTCGTGAATCGAAAAGAACATACGTACATAGAACATCACATTCACAAACTGTTCATCAGAATCCCCATCAACTGACTAAGTCCCTATCAGGGCATTTCGAACCACCAAAATCACCACGTCACGTGATGAACCAAAGTGAATTGCTGCAAAAACGCCAGAGAGACAGCAGCATCGGTAAAGATGATGTGAATGACATAAAGCGGCCTCGTACAGGGGCAGAGAGGAGTGTATTTGCCGTCCCGGTGTGGGGAGGCTCCAAGCACTTGCACCAAGCTAGTGGTAGTAGAGTAGATAAATCCAATACTCATTCAAATGTGCAAAAAGATCTCAATGAAACCCAGTCTCATTCCAACAAAGCTCAACACAATATCCGTCCATCCAATACTCAAAACATTCCAGATAATAGCAGTATTTTTATCAATCAAGTCTGTGATAATGCAAATGCTGTCAATCAAAGTCCTCCTACTAGGCTAAAAGACAGCACTGAAACATCATCAGTAAAAACATCTCATATAAGTTCTGAAAGAACAGCTGACATTGACAGCTCTAGTAAAAAAACTGAATCCTACAAAGACAAGTGTCCCAGCACCCCATATACACCATTTACGGATGCGGACTACATCTGTACATACACTCCTCTAGACCTTTTGCAACATCATGATGATACTGATGTGGACATTGATGTAGCTCAAGATGGCAACAATGATTCAGTGACTGCTGATGATGTTGGTCATAAACTTGATGCATATATTCAATGTATGAGTGTTTCCAGCGTTGTTTCACATTACGAGGACATATCAGATGATGAAAGTGATAATGTGGTGGAAAGATCAGCCCTGAAAAAGGATGAAACAAGAAAAAGTGACGAACATATTGAGAACATGACGAATATAGTTAATCAAGTTTCCCTTATGGAGGATCTGAACAATATGCCTGTACATGACGACCATAGCCCCGAGTGTGTTGAAAGCCTTTTAGATATGGCTGACAATGCCGGGGAGTCTGGTCAGAGTACTACTGAAAAAAAGCATGAAGGAactgatgttgttgatgatcaTGATAGGAAAACTGATGAAGAGCATGATAAAGAGAACAGTAAGGCTACTCGGGCTAGGAAAAATAAAGCGTGGAAACAGAAGTATAAGATAGCCAAGAATATGAAGGATAAGAGTAATGCTCAAGCTAAGAAGCAGCATTGTAAAGATGGCATGGTTTGTTTTGCTCAAGTTGGAAAAAATGCAAAGTTATGGACCAAGGAACATCCATTGATTCGAgatatttatttgaacaaagGCAAGCGAGAAACAAAGAAATCATTAGTTGAAATGAAAAGGCAGAACTCAGCTAAAAACATCGATAGCTACATACGGAAGGGGATTGTAAATGAACGGAACAGGATCGATGATTACTTTGAGTTTACTGAGGAAGGTAGAGCTAAACGACAGTTATTGGAAGAGTATGAGGCAAAAGATGAGTATGTGGTGAGCTGGTACATGTGGTGTCCGGGACATGGCAACTGCCTAAGGCGATGTGGTGGATACGGAAAATGTGTGCCAG GTTGTCCTGGTAGTCGGCACAAGCAAGACCGGCACAACTGCTCCTTCCTGCTGTGCTGGAAGCTTTACCTCAGTGACCTAGACCAGTGGCGCATCAAATTATCCGGGAGCCATGTCCCTGTTGACTCCGGTGTTACGTGGGTGCCCCCTCACAAGACTCGTGTACGCATGGACGAGGACACATGCGATGCCATCCTTAAATACTCAGAAAAGGAATCATCAGGAGTAGACATTCAAAAAGCCATTGCAGCAACAGAATCTTCATCAGCTCGCACCATTCCATCAAAAGTTAAGATCAGCAGGTTTCTGACTCATCATAAAAAGAAGGTATTGCAAAAGGAGAGAGAATCTCAAGCGTTATTGGACTCCATGGCAACTGATATTCCATCCGTGAGTTCTTCTTTAATGAGCCCTTACAGTTATGGAGAACTATTAAGCGTATCCAGTGGAGAACCACACAGTGTAATGAGCATGGAACCATCCAGTGTTTCAAGCTATGACCCACACAGTGTCTCCAGCGGAGAACCCCAAAGTGTCGACTACAGTGAGCCGCCAAGTGTTGAGATATCTGAGCCACCCAGTGTTGCCATAAACGAGCCAATGAGTGTGGCCTACTCTGATATACAAGAACCAGCTAGTAACTACAGTTATTACAGCGATCTGTCCAGTATTAGCGATCCCCCGAGTGCATACAGTGAACCACCTAGTGTGTGCTTTACTGAACCACCGAGCGTTTACTATGCGCCTTCAAGTATTGATAGCCAGGCACCTCTCAGTGTGGGAACAAATGAATACGGACCACTCAGTGTGGGATATAGTGAACCTCCTAGTGTTTGCTATAGTGAACCACCGAGTGTTGATACGTATGATCCTCCGGATGTGAACTCTGACGTTAATATAACAATCAATGAAGACCCGTATGCCAACACCAGCAACACAAGCCAGGAAAGAAGTATGGAATCTCAAAATTGTTCTACGATCTCAGACAATCAGACAGTCACATCAAGTTACCCTGCAAATGTTTTTACCTCAGAATCTTCCATACAAGCTACAAGTGAAATTTATGGCCATAATGACAGTACTGCATCTTTCGCGGATAATAACTCCAATACTAACACAAACAATAGTTATAGTACTTCAGATCTCACTCAAAATACCATCCAGCAAGTTTTCAACCAGcagacaaacattttaaacattgtagaTTCACCAATGAACAACCAGATCGGAATCATTCCTCAGAGTGCAAGCATTCCCTTTGTGGGAACCAGTGTTGGAATGATGTCACTTCCCCTCTCCCAGGTTGCACCAACTGTTTCCTGTGCTGGTACCCAGCTCCAGTTTGTACAGCAGATTGCTGCACCTTCAGGAGGGATGCAGGTGCTGGGGATCGGACAGGATGGAATGCCTTGTTATGGAAACTTTGGATATTATGTTTGCTCGGAAACTCAACCACCAGATGTTGACCCACCATGA